One part of the Saprospiraceae bacterium genome encodes these proteins:
- a CDS encoding alkaline phosphatase D family protein: MKIKNKNEISRRDFVKHTATLALGAEALIPGIPLTNMHLLQDDLIKKQSVYQAMGTRVGEVTDTTAIVWTRITLNATRNNEGLVIPGRAQNYRGKELPKVTVPIETLEGACPGHAGYIRLQYSPNENLKGGKHTKWIEVSAGNDFIHQFRLTGLSAATTYHYISESCLVINKKTITSFRGRFQTAPHASTSSDLLFCLMTCQGYPDRGHPDGHHIYPAMLALNPQFACLTGDLVYYDNDMPRALNESIARYHWERMFSLPRLIDFNRNVGTYWLKDDHDTLDDDSEPGATMGDFTFSQGQQIFRQQAPINTGPEYRTFRWGADLQIWLSEGRDHRSDSDLPDGPDKTIWGSAQKAWFKKTVKESTATWKILISPTPFVGPDRKQKNDNHSNAGFKHEGDELRQWMQENVPDNFFVICGDRHWQYHSVHPVTDLHEFSIGAASDEHAGGTPGEDKNYHRFHLVKGGFISVKLTRSADLSKISVRHHDIHGAIVYEWSKERKVTAS, from the coding sequence ATGAAAATAAAAAATAAAAACGAGATCAGTCGCCGCGACTTTGTAAAACATACAGCGACCCTGGCTTTGGGGGCAGAAGCCTTGATCCCCGGTATTCCATTGACCAATATGCACCTCCTCCAGGATGATCTGATTAAAAAACAAAGCGTGTACCAGGCCATGGGTACCAGGGTAGGCGAAGTCACTGATACGACTGCTATAGTCTGGACACGTATCACCCTCAATGCAACGAGGAATAATGAAGGTTTGGTCATCCCAGGCAGAGCCCAGAACTATCGCGGCAAGGAATTGCCAAAAGTCACTGTGCCTATCGAAACATTGGAGGGTGCCTGTCCTGGACATGCAGGCTATATCAGGCTTCAATATAGTCCCAATGAAAATTTGAAAGGAGGAAAGCATACAAAATGGATTGAAGTATCAGCCGGTAATGATTTTATTCATCAATTTCGTTTGACAGGATTGAGTGCGGCTACTACCTATCATTATATAAGTGAGTCCTGCCTGGTAATAAATAAAAAAACAATCACGAGCTTTCGGGGTAGATTTCAGACTGCTCCTCATGCAAGCACTTCCAGTGACCTCCTTTTTTGCCTGATGACTTGCCAGGGATATCCTGATCGGGGTCACCCGGATGGACATCATATCTATCCGGCTATGCTTGCCCTCAACCCACAATTTGCCTGCCTCACAGGCGACCTCGTATATTATGACAACGATATGCCCAGAGCCTTGAATGAAAGTATAGCCAGATACCACTGGGAGCGTATGTTTAGTTTGCCCCGATTGATTGACTTTAATCGAAATGTAGGCACCTATTGGTTAAAAGATGATCACGATACCCTGGATGACGATTCCGAACCAGGAGCCACCATGGGTGATTTTACTTTTTCACAGGGACAGCAAATATTCAGGCAACAAGCTCCGATCAATACAGGACCGGAATACAGAACCTTTCGTTGGGGTGCTGATCTGCAGATCTGGTTATCAGAAGGCAGGGACCATCGTTCTGATAGCGACCTGCCGGACGGACCTGACAAAACCATCTGGGGCTCAGCACAAAAAGCATGGTTCAAAAAAACGGTAAAAGAAAGTACTGCTACCTGGAAGATCCTGATCAGTCCTACCCCATTCGTGGGCCCGGATCGCAAACAGAAAAATGACAACCATAGCAATGCAGGGTTTAAACATGAAGGTGATGAGCTTCGCCAGTGGATGCAGGAAAATGTCCCTGACAATTTTTTTGTAATCTGTGGCGACCGTCATTGGCAATATCATTCAGTACATCCGGTGACAGACCTTCATGAATTCAGCATTGGAGCAGCCAGTGACGAACATGCTGGTGGCACCCCCGGTGAAGACAAAAACTATCACCGCTTTCATCTGGTCAAAGGCGGTTTTATTTCGGTAAAACTTACACGATCCGCAGATTTAAGTAAGATTTCTGTGAGACATCATGATATTCATGGGGCTATAGTGTATGAATGGAGCAAAGAAAGGAAGGTGACTGCATCATAA
- a CDS encoding NPCBM/NEW2 domain-containing protein, translated as MSKKVVLYLLACRLTLLLGHAQATQVLWLDDLPIQTYSEGIRPVAAKTNYSHDSLSMLGQKYHRGLGAQSPCVLAFYLNGHAQRFKAVVGPDDQGRQDIPITFYVLGDKKVLFKSHSMKVGDKPIPVDVDLAGIQRFGLLVTDTVGGIRNKRTYADWANAQFEMNGPYQPDYIPNDDNKYILTPAEKEMPRINSAKIFGATPGHPFLYTIASTGIRPMEFSAENLPQGLTLSSQTGIISGTVSVKGTYEVTLKAKNRVGEAAQKLIVKIGDTIALTPPIGWNGWNAWERKIDRQKVIEAANAMVSTGLRNHGWTYINIDDAWQGSRGGPDTALQPNDKFPDFKSMVDHIHSLGLKAGLYSTPYISSYAGYLGGSSEFPKGGELPEVVQRNRQPYMHIGSYRFETNDARQMAAWGFDFLKYDWRIDVNSAERMSSALKNSGRDIIFSLSNNAPFEKVNDWSRLANMYRTGPDIKDSWNSLFMNTFSLDPWGPYTGPGHWADPDMMILGKVSIGPVLHSTRLTPDEQYSHVSMFSLLAAPLLIGCPLDQLDAFTLSLLTNDEVIAINQDPLGKAARLIVDKDGIQTWLKLLEDGSYAVGLFNIDGYGTIPQSYFRWGDEKPKSFKFDFKTIGLPGKWKVRDVWRQKDLGSRNASIRTSIPHHGAVLWRLIPK; from the coding sequence ATGAGCAAAAAAGTTGTTCTGTACTTATTGGCGTGTAGACTTACCTTGCTGTTAGGCCACGCTCAGGCTACGCAAGTGCTTTGGTTGGATGATTTACCTATACAGACCTACTCAGAAGGAATACGACCAGTAGCTGCAAAAACCAATTATAGCCATGATAGTTTAAGTATGCTGGGCCAAAAATATCATCGGGGCCTAGGTGCTCAGTCTCCTTGTGTTCTGGCTTTCTATTTGAATGGCCATGCCCAAAGATTCAAAGCAGTGGTCGGACCAGATGATCAGGGTCGTCAGGATATCCCTATTACTTTTTATGTTTTGGGTGATAAAAAAGTACTTTTCAAAAGCCATTCTATGAAAGTCGGAGATAAGCCTATTCCTGTTGATGTGGACCTGGCAGGTATACAGCGATTTGGGTTATTGGTGACTGACACTGTTGGAGGCATCCGAAATAAAAGAACCTATGCCGATTGGGCCAACGCTCAATTCGAAATGAATGGCCCTTACCAACCGGATTACATACCCAATGATGACAATAAATATATCCTAACTCCTGCTGAAAAGGAAATGCCACGCATCAATTCTGCTAAAATATTTGGAGCTACTCCGGGTCACCCATTTTTATATACTATAGCTTCGACTGGAATCAGACCCATGGAATTTAGTGCAGAAAACCTGCCCCAGGGGCTGACACTGTCTTCTCAGACCGGCATCATTAGCGGCACTGTATCTGTAAAAGGCACCTATGAAGTAACTCTAAAGGCAAAAAACAGGGTGGGCGAAGCTGCTCAAAAACTGATTGTCAAAATAGGTGATACTATTGCTTTGACTCCTCCTATTGGCTGGAATGGTTGGAATGCGTGGGAAAGAAAGATAGACCGTCAAAAAGTAATCGAGGCTGCCAACGCCATGGTAAGCACAGGATTGCGCAATCATGGTTGGACCTATATCAATATTGATGACGCCTGGCAAGGATCGCGAGGAGGACCCGACACCGCACTGCAGCCCAATGATAAATTTCCCGACTTTAAAAGCATGGTAGATCATATCCATAGTCTTGGACTCAAAGCCGGCCTATACTCGACTCCTTATATCTCCAGCTATGCTGGGTATCTCGGTGGCTCATCAGAATTTCCAAAGGGCGGAGAATTGCCAGAGGTGGTTCAGAGAAATCGTCAGCCATATATGCATATTGGAAGCTATAGGTTTGAAACCAATGATGCCAGACAAATGGCAGCTTGGGGATTCGACTTTTTAAAATACGATTGGCGGATAGATGTCAACTCAGCAGAACGGATGTCTTCGGCCCTTAAAAATTCAGGCAGAGATATCATCTTCAGCTTATCCAATAATGCACCTTTCGAGAAAGTCAATGACTGGTCGAGGCTAGCCAATATGTATCGTACCGGTCCTGATATCAAAGACAGTTGGAACAGCTTGTTTATGAATACTTTTTCCCTGGACCCGTGGGGGCCATATACAGGTCCTGGTCACTGGGCCGACCCTGATATGATGATACTTGGCAAGGTATCTATAGGTCCTGTTTTACACTCTACCCGCTTGACGCCTGACGAACAATACAGCCATGTGAGTATGTTCAGCTTATTGGCCGCCCCACTGCTCATAGGATGTCCTTTGGATCAATTGGATGCTTTCACTTTGAGTTTATTGACCAATGACGAAGTCATCGCAATCAACCAGGATCCGTTGGGTAAAGCTGCCAGGTTGATTGTCGATAAGGATGGTATACAAACTTGGCTCAAACTACTTGAAGATGGATCGTATGCAGTCGGACTGTTCAATATTGACGGCTATGGCACGATACCCCAGTCTTATTTCCGATGGGGGGATGAAAAACCTAAGTCCTTTAAATTTGATTTCAAAACAATTGGTCTGCCCGGAAAATGGAAGGTCAGGGATGTATGGCGACAAAAAGATCTAGGATCGAGGAATGCATCCATCCGTACCTCCATTCCACATCACGGTGCCGTGTTATGGAGGCTGATCCCAAAATAA
- a CDS encoding family 43 glycosylhydrolase, translating into MVRSRDKKRILLILLRFMYLPMLLAQVPTMYFSDPDIPGRPFAKDPTVIYFKNTYWMYYSVPDAASKVWHIGIATSNDLIHWQKIGNISGITGTVEEKGICAPGALLKDGRLHLFYQTYGNGRLDAICHAWSDNGTDFKRDPTNPIFNPKISDWSCGRAIDAEVIYYRHQYFLFYATRDTSFKIQQLGLALAPKNAQLDKNSWTEVDGMPLLKPELPWEKSCIEGASCIKKGKYLYLFYAGAYNNEPQQIGVARSKNGVVWSRISSEPFLKNGAIGTWNESESGHPCIFKAANNKFYLFYQGNNDRGKTWYLSNREIGWNKKGPYLK; encoded by the coding sequence ATGGTCCGGTCCAGAGATAAAAAAAGGATACTATTGATCTTGCTCAGGTTTATGTATCTGCCCATGCTCCTGGCTCAGGTGCCCACGATGTATTTCTCGGATCCCGATATCCCAGGACGGCCATTTGCCAAAGACCCTACCGTCATTTATTTTAAAAATACCTACTGGATGTATTATTCAGTACCGGATGCAGCATCAAAAGTGTGGCACATAGGTATAGCTACCAGCAACGATTTAATCCATTGGCAGAAAATTGGAAATATTTCAGGAATTACCGGTACTGTAGAAGAAAAAGGAATTTGTGCTCCTGGAGCGCTACTTAAAGATGGCCGGTTACATTTATTTTATCAAACTTATGGCAATGGAAGATTAGATGCCATTTGTCATGCGTGGTCAGATAATGGTACTGATTTCAAGCGGGATCCTACCAACCCTATATTTAATCCTAAGATAAGTGACTGGTCCTGCGGGAGAGCGATTGATGCAGAAGTGATTTATTACAGACATCAGTATTTTCTATTTTACGCTACCCGGGATACTTCCTTTAAAATCCAACAACTTGGCCTGGCGCTTGCACCAAAAAATGCGCAGTTGGATAAAAACAGTTGGACGGAAGTAGATGGTATGCCATTACTTAAACCCGAATTACCCTGGGAGAAATCTTGTATTGAAGGTGCTTCCTGCATTAAAAAAGGAAAGTACTTATACCTTTTCTACGCAGGGGCCTATAATAACGAACCTCAGCAAATCGGTGTCGCACGGAGTAAAAATGGTGTGGTCTGGTCCCGAATATCCAGTGAGCCATTTCTGAAAAATGGAGCCATTGGCACATGGAATGAAAGTGAAAGTGGCCATCCCTGCATATTCAAAGCTGCCAATAACAAATTTTATCTTTTTTACCAAGGCAATAATGACCGTGGCAAGACCTGGTATTTATCCAATCGGGAAATAGGATGGAATAAAAAAGGGCCTTATTTAAAATAA
- a CDS encoding NPCBM/NEW2 domain-containing protein, with protein sequence MNFKHIQLIYVFYLINIVSPFAQTPEVWLDELPIRSFSGGIPSVGTNTNQSGDSIKIGGHYFKRGIGVQSTSVISFLLNGHAASFSAMVGVDDKANSELHYNFYVIGDRKILFESKNRIAGSAPELVSVDLTGINRLGLLVTISESTTSRSYTNWAMAKFIMMGDHQPMQLPNDDEKYILTPPPPLKPKINSAKIVGASPGNPFLYTIAATGKRPIKFSSKRLPQGLSLNKETGIISGMVKNKGEYITTIQAKNTLGKATASLRIKIGDTISLTPPIGWNGWNSWARDIDQEKVVASANAMVNMGLSQHGWTYINIDDAWQGQRGGAFNAIQPNEKFPKFKQMTDYIHSLGLKVGIYSTPMITSYAGYVGGTSDFENGDCPDSIIKNKRAFRYIGKYHFETNDAQQMAAWGIDYLKYDWRIEVPSAERMSVALKNSGRDIVYSISNSAPFSNAGDWMRLTNTWRTGPDIRDSWLSLYISAFTLDKWAPYAGPGHWNDPDMLILGNVTTGTPLHPTRLTPDEQYSHVSIYCLLAAPLLIGCPIEQLDPFTLNLLTNDEVIAIDQDPLGKPGRLLVDEEGVQTWVKPLEDGSYAVGLFYTDDFGKTPQSYIRWGDEKAISYKFDFEKTGLHGQWKFRDLWSQSNLGIFKDSFNITVRHHGVVLYRMSPVK encoded by the coding sequence ATGAACTTTAAGCATATCCAATTGATATACGTTTTTTATCTCATCAATATTGTCAGCCCTTTCGCTCAGACCCCCGAAGTATGGCTTGATGAGCTTCCTATCCGATCCTTTTCCGGCGGCATACCTTCGGTAGGCACTAATACCAACCAATCCGGAGATTCGATAAAAATCGGAGGCCACTATTTTAAAAGAGGAATTGGAGTCCAATCCACCAGTGTGATTTCTTTCTTACTTAACGGACATGCAGCTTCATTTTCTGCGATGGTAGGAGTAGATGACAAAGCAAACAGCGAACTGCATTATAACTTCTATGTAATCGGGGATCGGAAAATACTCTTCGAAAGCAAAAACCGGATAGCAGGATCTGCTCCAGAACTGGTATCCGTAGATCTGACCGGAATAAATCGACTGGGTTTGTTGGTTACCATTTCAGAATCGACTACAAGCAGATCCTACACCAACTGGGCCATGGCTAAGTTTATCATGATGGGAGATCACCAGCCCATGCAATTACCCAATGATGATGAAAAATATATTTTGACGCCTCCACCACCCTTGAAGCCAAAGATTAATTCAGCTAAAATCGTCGGGGCCTCACCCGGCAATCCATTTTTGTACACCATCGCTGCTACCGGCAAAAGACCTATAAAATTTTCTTCCAAAAGATTACCTCAAGGTTTGTCCTTAAATAAAGAGACTGGTATCATCTCCGGTATGGTAAAGAACAAAGGAGAATATATCACGACTATCCAGGCAAAAAATACTTTAGGCAAAGCTACAGCCTCCTTGCGCATAAAAATAGGTGATACCATATCGCTTACACCGCCCATCGGTTGGAACGGATGGAACTCGTGGGCCAGAGATATAGACCAGGAAAAAGTGGTCGCCTCTGCAAATGCGATGGTCAACATGGGACTAAGTCAGCATGGATGGACCTATATCAATATTGATGATGCCTGGCAAGGTCAGCGAGGAGGTGCATTCAATGCTATCCAGCCCAACGAAAAGTTTCCAAAATTTAAGCAAATGACAGACTACATACACAGCCTGGGTTTAAAAGTGGGTATCTATTCTACTCCGATGATCACGAGCTATGCTGGGTATGTAGGTGGCACATCAGATTTTGAAAATGGTGATTGTCCGGATTCTATCATCAAGAATAAAAGAGCCTTTCGATATATTGGCAAATACCATTTTGAAACGAATGATGCACAGCAAATGGCCGCCTGGGGCATAGACTATCTAAAATATGATTGGAGGATAGAAGTGCCTTCGGCAGAGCGTATGTCCGTGGCTTTAAAGAATTCAGGCAGAGACATTGTATACAGCATATCCAATTCGGCTCCCTTCAGCAATGCCGGGGACTGGATGAGATTGACCAATACCTGGCGCACAGGACCCGACATCAGAGATAGCTGGCTGAGCCTGTATATATCGGCGTTTACATTGGATAAATGGGCTCCTTATGCCGGCCCCGGACATTGGAATGATCCGGACATGCTCATCCTCGGCAATGTCACGACAGGGACTCCGCTCCACCCTACCCGATTGACACCGGATGAACAATATAGCCATGTCAGCATCTACTGCTTGCTGGCTGCACCTTTATTGATCGGTTGCCCTATCGAACAACTGGACCCTTTCACTTTGAATTTATTGACTAATGACGAAGTGATCGCTATAGATCAGGATCCATTGGGTAAACCGGGAAGATTGTTGGTAGATGAAGAAGGGGTTCAAACCTGGGTGAAGCCTTTGGAAGATGGATCTTATGCAGTCGGTTTGTTTTATACAGATGATTTTGGCAAAACACCTCAGTCCTATATTAGATGGGGAGATGAAAAGGCCATTTCTTATAAATTTGATTTTGAAAAAACCGGCTTGCATGGCCAGTGGAAGTTCAGAGATCTTTGGTCTCAATCAAATCTTGGAATTTTTAAAGATTCATTTAATATTACCGTTCGGCATCATGGGGTAGTCTTGTACCGGATGTCGCCTGTTAAATAA
- a CDS encoding glycosyl hydrolase 115 family protein yields the protein MKKHLMKKKTSLTSLKLFLILLLSHFVGHSRAQTLLIYGDKADAIEVNAAKDLLADYQKTSKERVALVKFNKDLNLSGYHTLIYIGTASSNSFIYDQIKKGVPPLFGEPLAAETFLLHSIDPHTHLIIGADTRGTFYGVYEFSKKILGTDPNTYWIGYQPKILKKVVIPKLSYRATEPAFQYRGYFDNDNDLLANFKGRKLIVEFDLWKEIINTVVRLGYNYIDIHDLLGRPEYYLRDYYIQLTEFHSDLALIDSVIDYAHSKGMLVQIPMYLGWEFKHITLEQICLTKYYDLWMETYEYYLTQTPIGKADLFLQRPRHPIYDWAYKCEEETSQGIEAGPLMNKMFEGLYQLIQQYRPGGVLFCDLWSEGRPLWESGQFAPRKEIQMLWADGGHANFKEFPQDLKGYPFGVYIHAGVWYNNVTQSPYPAKIKDAALMAIDRHMTSNFLVNGQTFKDFLLNLNACGRCAWDPMSFDPETFYTEWTTKYFGHKVSAPVVEILKLTFDANEPIGGFRNTMNESVKLLNKIAKHEYNLESLSLINASFTPAAKALELVKAVRPRVPHNKIVSFEDQVAYPTEIFYLNLQFLQSVLLFNNALAQHPDDKAMILQQGTVLKKGLLALRRKLEAGSGWEKWTNFYNPENFRIHTPPPTIEMIEKLISDL from the coding sequence ATGAAAAAACATTTAATGAAAAAGAAAACTTCCCTTACCTCTTTAAAGTTATTTTTAATATTACTTCTAAGTCATTTTGTAGGTCATTCTCGTGCGCAAACTTTATTGATCTATGGCGACAAAGCAGATGCTATCGAAGTGAATGCCGCCAAAGATCTGCTGGCTGACTATCAGAAAACGAGTAAAGAAAGGGTGGCTCTTGTAAAATTTAACAAGGACCTCAACTTATCCGGATATCATACTCTCATTTATATTGGCACTGCATCTTCAAATTCTTTCATATATGATCAGATAAAAAAAGGCGTGCCTCCTCTTTTCGGAGAACCATTGGCTGCAGAAACTTTTTTGTTGCATAGTATTGATCCACATACTCACCTCATCATCGGCGCAGACACCAGAGGCACCTTTTATGGAGTCTATGAATTTTCAAAGAAAATATTGGGGACCGATCCAAACACTTACTGGATCGGATATCAGCCAAAGATTCTAAAAAAGGTAGTCATACCAAAATTGTCCTATCGCGCCACGGAACCGGCATTCCAATACAGAGGATATTTTGACAATGACAATGATTTATTGGCCAATTTCAAAGGTAGAAAACTCATCGTGGAGTTTGATCTATGGAAAGAAATCATCAATACTGTAGTTCGCCTGGGTTATAATTATATAGATATCCATGATCTATTGGGCCGTCCTGAATATTATTTGAGAGACTATTATATCCAGTTGACAGAATTTCACAGTGACCTGGCACTCATCGACTCTGTCATCGATTATGCCCATAGCAAAGGTATGCTGGTGCAGATACCCATGTACCTGGGCTGGGAATTTAAGCACATCACGCTGGAGCAAATCTGCCTTACCAAATATTATGATTTGTGGATGGAGACTTATGAGTATTATCTCACTCAAACGCCCATCGGCAAAGCTGATTTGTTTCTCCAAAGACCAAGACATCCCATTTATGACTGGGCCTACAAATGTGAAGAAGAGACGAGCCAGGGCATTGAAGCAGGTCCACTCATGAATAAAATGTTTGAAGGCTTATATCAATTGATTCAACAGTATCGGCCTGGTGGCGTCTTATTTTGCGATCTATGGTCTGAAGGCAGACCCTTATGGGAAAGTGGCCAATTCGCACCACGAAAAGAAATCCAGATGCTTTGGGCTGATGGAGGTCATGCCAATTTTAAAGAGTTTCCGCAGGATTTAAAAGGTTATCCTTTTGGAGTCTACATCCATGCCGGAGTATGGTACAATAATGTTACACAATCTCCATACCCTGCCAAAATTAAAGATGCTGCCCTGATGGCAATCGATCGACATATGACCAGCAATTTTTTAGTCAATGGCCAAACTTTTAAAGACTTTTTACTCAATCTCAACGCTTGTGGGCGATGTGCCTGGGATCCAATGTCTTTTGATCCGGAAACTTTTTATACTGAATGGACTACCAAATATTTTGGCCACAAAGTCTCTGCGCCTGTAGTAGAAATCTTAAAACTAACTTTTGATGCTAATGAACCAATTGGTGGATTCCGAAACACGATGAATGAATCGGTTAAACTTTTGAATAAAATAGCCAAACACGAGTATAACCTTGAATCGCTCTCATTGATCAATGCTTCTTTTACACCTGCAGCAAAAGCACTTGAATTAGTAAAGGCCGTACGACCAAGAGTACCGCACAACAAAATTGTCTCTTTCGAAGACCAGGTAGCTTATCCCACAGAGATATTTTACCTTAATCTTCAATTTCTTCAATCAGTACTACTTTTTAATAATGCTTTGGCACAGCACCCAGATGACAAAGCTATGATTCTACAGCAAGGAACTGTGTTGAAAAAAGGATTGCTCGCATTGAGAAGAAAACTAGAAGCCGGTTCGGGCTGGGAAAAATGGACCAACTTTTACAATCCCGAAAATTTTAGGATTCACACACCTCCACCTACCATAGAAATGATAGAAAAATTAATTTCAGATTTATAA
- a CDS encoding glycoside hydrolase family 28 protein, whose translation MTRLYSTILFILFTFHLLLSQGKVVLITDAGAVADGRTNNQKIIQSLIDQVAEKGGGSVVVPPGNFMTGSLFLKSGVDLHLSLGASLLGAHSTNDYLKIGQRAALILAHDQQNISISGEGILDGQGQELMVDVFKKLRSGELKDNPVWLVKRPETGRALIVYFKGCSGVKVTGITLKNSSNWVQDYRECDGVTIDRITVQSTAYWNNDGLDITDSKNVRITNCMINSSDDALCFKSENPNASCENIVVDSCILRSSANGLKFGTANYGGFRNFRISNLTVYDTYRSAIALESVDGGYMEDIIIKNVSATNTGNAIFIRRGHRNKSGAVGSLKGIHISNLVADIPLYKPDQGYPIEGPPDHLRPGTDKMPVRPSHYHIYGHPYLPYNLLPSSIVGIPGYPVEDVTLENITISFGGRADKEIAYIPLKAIGSIPENEAGYPEFSMFGELPAWGLYMRHAVGIIIKNFNISFKEDDFRPALVLDDVKKIELTDIQIPSAKEMPMILLNNTVGVAIKNLKIPVSQDKAISKTNY comes from the coding sequence ATGACTCGGTTATACAGTACAATTCTTTTCATCCTCTTTACTTTTCACTTGCTGCTGTCCCAGGGTAAAGTAGTGCTGATTACAGATGCCGGGGCCGTAGCTGATGGCAGAACTAACAATCAAAAAATAATCCAATCATTAATTGACCAGGTAGCGGAGAAAGGTGGCGGTAGTGTGGTCGTCCCGCCCGGCAATTTTATGACCGGCTCTCTATTTTTAAAGTCTGGGGTAGATTTGCATTTATCGCTGGGGGCCAGCCTTCTAGGTGCACATTCTACCAATGACTACCTCAAAATTGGCCAACGTGCCGCTTTGATTTTGGCGCACGATCAACAAAATATATCTATCTCTGGCGAAGGCATCCTTGATGGCCAGGGCCAGGAATTGATGGTAGATGTATTTAAAAAATTGCGCAGTGGTGAATTAAAAGACAATCCTGTTTGGTTGGTCAAAAGACCAGAGACAGGTAGGGCTTTAATCGTATATTTTAAGGGCTGCTCCGGAGTCAAAGTCACGGGAATCACTTTAAAAAACTCCTCTAACTGGGTGCAGGATTACCGTGAATGCGATGGAGTCACGATAGATAGAATCACTGTGCAGAGTACAGCTTATTGGAACAATGATGGGCTGGATATCACTGATTCTAAAAATGTACGCATCACTAACTGTATGATCAATTCATCTGATGATGCACTTTGTTTTAAATCTGAAAATCCTAATGCATCTTGTGAAAACATCGTGGTCGATAGCTGCATCTTGCGCTCCAGTGCCAACGGACTTAAATTCGGTACTGCTAATTACGGGGGATTCAGAAATTTTAGAATCAGCAACCTAACTGTTTATGATACCTATAGATCTGCGATTGCACTTGAATCTGTGGATGGTGGATATATGGAGGATATCATTATTAAAAATGTATCGGCTACCAACACAGGCAATGCTATTTTTATTCGTCGTGGGCATCGAAACAAATCAGGTGCAGTAGGTAGTTTAAAAGGCATCCATATCTCTAACCTGGTCGCAGATATCCCACTGTACAAGCCGGATCAGGGCTATCCGATTGAAGGTCCACCGGACCACTTGAGGCCCGGCACAGACAAAATGCCGGTACGACCCTCCCATTATCATATATACGGCCACCCCTATCTTCCATATAATTTGCTCCCATCTTCCATCGTGGGCATCCCGGGATATCCGGTGGAAGATGTCACTTTAGAAAATATAACCATCAGTTTTGGCGGCAGAGCAGACAAAGAAATCGCATATATTCCTTTGAAGGCTATCGGTTCCATTCCTGAAAACGAAGCGGGTTATCCCGAATTTTCTATGTTTGGTGAATTGCCCGCATGGGGATTGTATATGCGTCACGCGGTCGGAATCATCATCAAAAATTTTAATATCAGCTTTAAAGAAGATGATTTCAGGCCTGCATTGGTGTTAGATGATGTAAAAAAAATTGAATTGACAGATATACAGATCCCTAGCGCCAAAGAAATGCCGATGATCCTTTTAAACAACACTGTGGGAGTAGCTATAAAAAATCTTAAGATTCCGGTGAGCCAGGACAAAGCAATATCGAAGACCAATTATTAA